The Sporichthya brevicatena nucleotide sequence CCCTGCGCGGTCTCCGGTGTGGGGTCGGAGACGACGGCCAGGACCCCGAAGGGCACACGGTGGCGCCGCAGCGCCGCGATGCCGGCCAGGACGCGCGGATGGGCGGGCCGGCCCCCGCGATCGCGGCGGTGGGCGTCGAGGGTCTCCGGACCGTCGATGCTCACCGACACCTCGATGCCCCGCTCGCGGAAGAAGCGACACCAGACGTCGTCGACGAGGGTCGCGTTGGTCTGCACGCCGTGCACGACCGCACCACTGAACGGCTCCAGGAGCGCGGCGAGGCGGTCCCGCCCCGCGGCCAGCGGTTCACCGCAGTGCCAGAACACACGGACGGGGTGACCCTCGCTCACCCACCGGTTCACCGTCAGGGCGACGCGGCGGCCGACCGCCGGCGCCATGTGATTCCGCGGCGCCGCCGGCAGGTAGCAGTAGTCGCAGGCGAGGTTGCACACGGTCGTCGGCTGCATGACGACCGCACTCGGCACCGTACGCAGCGACACCGACGCGTCGGCGGTGCGGCTCATGGTGGGTGCGCCGAACCTCAGCGCTGCAGCGGCTTGTAGAAGACCAGGCCGTTGCCCTTGTTGTCGTAGACGACGGCACGGCGCTCGTGCGCGTCGTCGTAGGGGCCCTTCACGATCGCGCCGCCGCTGGCCTCGATGGCCTTGGCCGCGGCGTCGACGTCGTCGGTCTTGATCCCGACGACGACCTGGCCCGGGATCGGGTGGTCGATGGCGGTCGCCAGCGCGAGCGTCACCGAGCCACCGTCGAGCGCCGCGAAGTGCGCGCCGTCGCGGAACTTGAGGGCGAAACCGAGAGTCTCGGTGTAGAACGCGATGGACTCGTCGAGATTGTCGGTCGACAGCACGACCATCCGAACCTGCTGGTCACCCATGGCGGTGTCCTCCTTCTTGCACGGCTGCATGAACCCGGAACCGACTCTAGGGGCAGGGGGAACGAGCAGCGGTGAGCACCCTCGACCTGGTCGAGGCCGCACCGGAGCACGTGCTGCGCCCGCTCGCACGGCTGCTGCCCGACCCGCGCTGACGGACGGTCAGTCGACGACGGGCTCGCAGATGACGACGGGGATCTGCCGGGCGCTGCGTTTCTGGTAGCCCGCGTACCCGCGGTAGGCCTGCACCGCCCGGGCCCAGAGTTCGGGTCGTTCCTCGGCCGAGGCCGTCCGGGCACGCATGCGGATCGTCCGGCCCGCTCGGGTGATCTCGACCTCCGGGTTGGCCACGAGATTCCGGTACCAGTCGGGGTGCTGGTCGTGGCCACCCTTGGACGCGATCAGCACGACGCGCCCGGGCTCGGCGATCGGTGCGGTCAGCAGCGTCGAGCGTCGCCGGCCCGACTTCCGACCGATCGTGTGCAGCTCGATCGTCTCCATCCCACCGATCCGGTGGGGGAAGCGGCCGCCGGTCAGCGTGAGGAGAGTCCGGTGGCCCGTCTCCAACACCCACGCCCCGACGGACGCCGCCACGTTGTTCAGTCCGGACATCCCGACCTCCGATGTTGTCAACCGGTTGACACTCGGGTTGTCAACCGGTTAACATCCAACCATGCCACCGCAGGATGCCACTCCGGAAAGTCCGGTCGAGGGCTGGATCACGGTCACCATCCACCAGTTGGTCGAGCGCCTCGACCGGTTCGCGGACCAGCGACTTCGCGACCGGTACGGCATGACCTACAGCCAGTTCATCTTCATGGCGGATCTCGTGTGCGCCGACCCTGAGCGACTGCCCGACGTGTCGGAGATGGCACGACGACTGGGCGTGTCGAAGGCGGCGGTGAGCAAGCGCCTCCACAACTTCGTGGCGGCCGGGTGGATCGAGTCCCAGTCGGACAGCACCAACGCGCGCCGGGTCGTGCTGTGCCCGACACCGGCGGGCCGCAGTCTCGTCCATCGCGCCACCGAGGACCTCGACCGCTGCTTCACGGACCTGTTCGACGACCTGGACGGCATCGATCTGGGCGCGCTCCACAGTCAACTCAAGAGGATCCACGAGATCCTCGATCAGAAGGGAATCTGAGTGCCACGCACACTGATCGTGATCGGCCACCCGTTCACCGAGACCCTCAACCACGCTCTCGCGGCCGAGTACGAGGCCGGGCTCCGTGAGGGCGGACACTCGGTTCGGGTCATCGACCTCGCCCAGGCGACCCTCGCGACGTCACCCGCCGGCCGCACCGCCCTGCGTCCGGGACCGGACGGCCAGACGGACCATCTCAGCGACGAGGTCCGCGCCATGATCGACGACGTCCTGTGGGCCGAGCACCTCGTGTTCTTCCATCCGCAGTGGTGGGGCACCTATCCGGGGGTCCTGAAGACCTTCGTCGACCAGGTGTTCCTCGCCGGGATCGCGTTCCGGATGGAGTCCGGCCCGATGCCCGTGCGCCTCCTGCGTGGGCGGACCGCCCGGCTGGTCATGACGATGGACTCGCCCTCCTTCTGGAACCGTTTCGCCTATCGGAACGCCGCGGAGACCTCGCTCAAGCGGGCGATCCTCGGCTACTGCGGGGTTCGTACCGTCGGCATCACGCGGTTCACGCCGGTCCGGAAGTCGACCCCGGAGCAGCGGGAACGCTGGCTGCAGACGGCACGACGCCTCGGTAGGACGGACGCCCGTAAGGGTGGTCGGCCGGCACCGATGGTGGACGCGCCCTCCCGGAGCGCCGCCTGACGCCCTGTCAGTTCTCACCCGGCGCCCGGCGGGCGAGCAGGAGCAGCACCGCAGCCCCTCCGAAGAGGACCCCGGCACCGGCCCACGCGAGCACCACCCTGCGGGATCGCTGGTCCGAACCGGCCGGGGAGGCGNNNNNNNNNCCCCGGCGGCGGGCCGCTCGACGTGGGCGCCGCTGGGGGTCCGCCCGTGCCGACGGCGAACGTGAACCGGCCGCTCACCGGAGAACCGTCGCTGGAGAACACCCGGTAGGCGACGGTGTAGGTGCCCGTGGATCCACCGAGCAACCGCTGGGTGACCACGCGCCCGTCGACGGTGGGTGGGCCGTCGGCGACCGACGATCCGTCCGGGCCGGTCACGACGACCGAGGCGGGCCCCGCCATCGAGCCGGTGAACTCCAGTCGCACCGTTCGAGGCGCGGCCGCGACCGTGGCTCCGGCGGCCGGGGAGGACCCGGCCAGCGACGAGTGCGCGAACGCGGGCGCCGGGCCGAGCAGGTACCAGACGAGGAGCCCGATCACGCCGAACGCCGTCGCCCGCGCCCTCATCGGCGCATCCCGAGGAGCGCCTGCCCGACGAACTCGCCCTCGGCACAACCCGGTGGCACGGCGTACACCGCGGACCCGATGGTGGTGATCCATTGGTTGAGCCGATCCAGTTCGGCCAACCGGCGCTGCACCGGCACGAACTGACGCTCGACGTCGGCCGCGAACGCGACGAACACCAGACCGCTGTCCTCCCCGGTGGGCCGCGACGGGTCGGGCACGCAGTAGTTGTAGCCACGCCGCAGGAACCGCTGGGCCGGGTTGGCGCTGCGCGCGCGAGCGATGTGGCTGGCCGGGTCGATCACCGGGAGCCCGAGGGCGTCGGTCGCCGCGAAGTCCGGGACGTCGTGCTCGTCGCGTCCGGTCAGCGGCGCACCGTTGTCGAGGCGGCGTCCGACCGCGGCCTCCCGGCCGGCCCGGTCGACCTGGTCCCAGGTCTCCAACTCGACGCGGATGCGACGCAGCACGAGGAACGTGCCGCCCGTCAGGCCGGGCCGACGGGACCAGACCAGCTCGGCGAAGTCGGGATCGGTCGCGGCGGGATTGGCCGTGCCGTCGACCTGACCCATCAGGTTCCGCATGGTCGTGCCGTCCGGTCGCATCCCGTACGCATCACGGAAGCCGTTCTGGATCCATCGTGGCCGCGCGAGGCCGGTCGCATCCTTGAGCAGCATCCGGCGGGCGTGCGCGACCGTGGTCGGATCGTCGGCGCAGATCTGCACGGCGAGATCGGTCTGGCGCCACTGCTTCTCCAGCGCGTCGGTGGCGAACGGCGGCAGTGGCTTGGCGCCGTCGACGGCCCCGCCGAGGATCTCGTCGAAGATCCGGGGCCCGAACCCGAAGGTGACCGTCAGCGCGGCCGGCGTGAAGGCCAGCTCGGGCTCGGTGTCGGCGAGGGCGGGACGACCGCGGGTCAGCCGCGCCGCGTCGTCACTGAGCAGCCGCATCAACCGGGCCAGGCCGGCGGCGCCGACCCCCCTCCGGAGATCGAGTCCGAGCAGGCTCAGGTGCGCCGGCGGCGGGGTCGAGACCCCGGCCTGATGCGGTCCGTGGAACTCGACCACCCGCGCGCCGGGCAGCGCACCGGGGGTGCGGTCGGTGCGGTCGGTGCTGTCCTCGACGGGCAGGGCCACGGCCGCGGCCGACCAGCCGAGGCCGGCGCCCGTGAGGGCGCCGGCGCCGGCCTGGAGGACTCTGCGCCGACTCCAGGTGCGAGCCGGGGCACTGGCCGGATCGGGCGTCACATCGCCCCGCCGGGTTCGTACTTCTCCT carries:
- a CDS encoding Dyp-type peroxidase, whose protein sequence is MTPDPASAPARTWSRRRVLQAGAGALTGAGLGWSAAAVALPVEDSTDRTDRTPGALPGARVVEFHGPHQAGVSTPPPAHLSLLGLDLRRGVGAAGLARLMRLLSDDAARLTRGRPALADTEPELAFTPAALTVTFGFGPRIFDEILGGAVDGAKPLPPFATDALEKQWRQTDLAVQICADDPTTVAHARRMLLKDATGLARPRWIQNGFRDAYGMRPDGTTMRNLMGQVDGTANPAATDPDFAELVWSRRPGLTGGTFLVLRRIRVELETWDQVDRAGREAAVGRRLDNGAPLTGRDEHDVPDFAATDALGLPVIDPASHIARARSANPAQRFLRRGYNYCVPDPSRPTGEDSGLVFVAFAADVERQFVPVQRRLAELDRLNQWITTIGSAVYAVPPGCAEGEFVGQALLGMRR
- a CDS encoding MarR family winged helix-turn-helix transcriptional regulator; the protein is MPPQDATPESPVEGWITVTIHQLVERLDRFADQRLRDRYGMTYSQFIFMADLVCADPERLPDVSEMARRLGVSKAAVSKRLHNFVAAGWIESQSDSTNARRVVLCPTPAGRSLVHRATEDLDRCFTDLFDDLDGIDLGALHSQLKRIHEILDQKGI
- a CDS encoding nitroreductase/quinone reductase family protein translates to MSGLNNVAASVGAWVLETGHRTLLTLTGGRFPHRIGGMETIELHTIGRKSGRRRSTLLTAPIAEPGRVVLIASKGGHDQHPDWYRNLVANPEVEITRAGRTIRMRARTASAEERPELWARAVQAYRGYAGYQKRSARQIPVVICEPVVD
- a CDS encoding VOC family protein, translating into MGDQQVRMVVLSTDNLDESIAFYTETLGFALKFRDGAHFAALDGGSVTLALATAIDHPIPGQVVVGIKTDDVDAAAKAIEASGGAIVKGPYDDAHERRAVVYDNKGNGLVFYKPLQR
- a CDS encoding NAD(P)H-dependent oxidoreductase, with the translated sequence MPRTLIVIGHPFTETLNHALAAEYEAGLREGGHSVRVIDLAQATLATSPAGRTALRPGPDGQTDHLSDEVRAMIDDVLWAEHLVFFHPQWWGTYPGVLKTFVDQVFLAGIAFRMESGPMPVRLLRGRTARLVMTMDSPSFWNRFAYRNAAETSLKRAILGYCGVRTVGITRFTPVRKSTPEQRERWLQTARRLGRTDARKGGRPAPMVDAPSRSAA